In one window of Methanoculleus chikugoensis DNA:
- the fdhF gene encoding formate dehydrogenase subunit alpha, which yields MEIKYVSTTCPYCGTGCGFNLVVRDGRVFDVAHWQRAPVNGGKLCPKGRYAHEFINSPDRLTKPLIKKDGEFVETTWDEAYDLIAEKLGSYNPDEIACLSSARTSNEENYLMQKFARVVLKTPHVDHCARLCHSSTVAGLAAVFGSGAMTNSIKDIAESKCVFVLGSNTFEQHPLIGRSIVRAKQNGGKVIVADPRYTPTARQADLYMPFVSGTDVAVLNGLMQEIIKNGQEDKEFIQRRTKDFENLKKAVMKDDYSLENVSKISGIPVESLRTAAEWIATADVATLIYSMGITQHTVGVDNVKSTANLMMLTGNLGKPGAGVNPLRGQNNVQGACDMGALPNVYSGYQKVTDEAAQTKMKEMWGVEEIAEGKVGYTVTEMVNILAENPGKLKAMYIMGENPMLSDPDLSHVEEGLKNLEFLVVQDIFMTETAELADVVLPAACYAEKDGTQTNTERRVQRWKKAQDPPGEAKPDWQILCELGSKLGYPDQFAFESPEAIFDEVAAVTPSYHGMSYARLDPDGLHWPCPTVEHPGTAILHRETFAMPDGLGVFSPIEWKPPAEVPDDEYPFVLTTGRTIWQWHTGTMTRRSWSLEKEAPIGWIEINPEDAKELGIKDDEVVRASTRRGSVDIPAKVTPEIIKGVMFIPFHYKEHPANRLTHNALDPIAKIPEFKACAVKVEKIPEEA from the coding sequence ATGGAAATCAAGTACGTATCGACGACATGCCCGTACTGTGGCACCGGGTGCGGGTTCAACTTAGTCGTCCGGGACGGCAGGGTCTTTGACGTGGCGCACTGGCAGCGCGCACCCGTCAACGGTGGCAAACTCTGCCCTAAAGGGCGCTATGCCCACGAATTCATCAACAGCCCCGATCGCCTCACGAAACCGCTGATCAAGAAGGACGGCGAATTTGTGGAGACGACCTGGGACGAAGCCTACGACCTGATCGCGGAGAAACTCGGGTCCTACAACCCCGACGAGATAGCCTGCCTCTCCTCCGCCCGGACATCGAACGAGGAGAACTACCTGATGCAGAAGTTCGCCCGGGTGGTTCTCAAGACCCCGCACGTCGACCACTGCGCCCGGCTCTGCCATTCGTCCACCGTCGCGGGCCTCGCGGCAGTCTTCGGATCGGGGGCAATGACCAACTCGATCAAGGACATCGCCGAGTCGAAGTGCGTCTTCGTCCTCGGGTCCAACACCTTCGAGCAGCACCCGCTCATCGGGCGGAGTATCGTCCGGGCAAAGCAGAACGGCGGAAAGGTGATCGTGGCCGACCCGCGCTACACCCCGACCGCCCGGCAGGCCGACCTCTACATGCCGTTCGTCTCCGGCACCGACGTCGCGGTCCTGAACGGCCTGATGCAGGAGATCATCAAGAACGGCCAGGAGGATAAGGAGTTCATCCAGAGGCGCACGAAGGACTTCGAGAACCTCAAGAAGGCTGTCATGAAGGACGACTACAGCCTTGAGAACGTCTCGAAGATCTCGGGCATCCCCGTCGAGAGCCTCAGGACCGCAGCCGAGTGGATCGCGACCGCCGACGTCGCCACGCTCATCTACTCGATGGGCATCACCCAGCACACCGTCGGCGTCGACAACGTCAAATCGACCGCCAACCTGATGATGCTCACCGGCAATCTGGGCAAACCGGGAGCCGGCGTCAACCCGCTCCGCGGCCAGAACAACGTCCAGGGCGCCTGCGACATGGGAGCCCTCCCGAACGTCTACTCGGGTTACCAGAAGGTCACCGACGAAGCGGCGCAGACGAAGATGAAGGAGATGTGGGGTGTCGAGGAGATTGCCGAGGGCAAAGTCGGCTACACCGTCACCGAGATGGTGAACATCCTCGCGGAAAATCCCGGCAAACTCAAAGCGATGTATATCATGGGCGAAAACCCGATGCTCTCCGACCCCGATCTCAGCCACGTCGAGGAGGGGCTCAAGAACCTCGAGTTCCTGGTCGTCCAGGACATCTTCATGACCGAGACCGCCGAACTCGCCGACGTCGTTCTGCCTGCGGCATGCTACGCCGAGAAGGACGGCACCCAGACAAACACCGAACGGCGCGTCCAGCGCTGGAAGAAGGCGCAGGATCCCCCGGGCGAGGCGAAGCCCGACTGGCAGATCCTCTGCGAACTCGGGAGCAAACTGGGCTATCCGGATCAGTTTGCGTTCGAGAGCCCCGAAGCGATCTTCGACGAGGTCGCCGCCGTCACGCCCTCCTACCACGGCATGTCCTACGCCCGCCTCGATCCCGACGGCCTGCACTGGCCCTGTCCGACCGTGGAGCACCCGGGAACGGCGATCCTTCACCGGGAGACGTTCGCCATGCCCGACGGGCTCGGGGTCTTCTCTCCCATCGAGTGGAAACCGCCCGCCGAGGTGCCGGACGACGAGTATCCGTTCGTCCTCACGACCGGCCGCACGATCTGGCAGTGGCACACCGGCACCATGACCCGCCGGTCATGGAGCCTCGAGAAAGAGGCGCCCATCGGCTGGATCGAGATCAACCCCGAAGACGCAAAAGAACTCGGGATCAAGGACGACGAGGTCGTCCGGGCAAGCACCCGGCGGGGCTCGGTCGATATCCCCGCGAAGGTGACACCCGAGATCATCAAGGGCGTCATGTTCATCCCGTTCCACTACAAGGAGCATCCGGCGAACAGATTGACTCACAATGCGCTCGACCCCATAGCAAAGATCCCCGAGTTCAAGGCCTGCGCCGTGAAGGTCGAGAAGATTCCGGAGGAGGCCTGA
- a CDS encoding Coenzyme F420 hydrogenase/dehydrogenase, beta subunit C-terminal domain — MAEKGDLLYAWTTDDELREKAETGGAVTALLRHALESGMVDAVFAVRKGADVYDAMPAMITDPAEIGGIAGSLHCGTLLLPKQMRRCLLSTEPDMRIATVLKGCDVKAIYEMAKRNQVNLDNIIIIGLNCGGTIRPETARIIVREKLGLDPDDVVKEEIDKGKFIVVTKDGEHASVSIDELEEGAEDLLGKEGLGRRSNCRRCKIKIPRQADLACGNWGVIGEKAGNATFVEVCSEKGANLLDGALKAGAVATEPANPKGIEIRGKVENAMLKLGDRWRERYFGALGEGTERLNKIREQTSRCIKCYSCIENCPICYCIDCSTKKDYLVEPGVIPPPFMFHLIRFAHISDSCVNCGQCEELCPVEISNSVFLHAIQTDLERLFGFHPGEDMTPPVLALVEETAERRRLEATGSDQIFDIFR, encoded by the coding sequence ATGGCAGAAAAAGGCGATTTACTCTATGCATGGACGACGGACGACGAACTCCGCGAGAAGGCCGAGACCGGCGGGGCGGTCACCGCGCTACTGCGCCACGCCCTCGAGAGCGGCATGGTCGACGCGGTCTTTGCGGTCAGGAAGGGCGCGGACGTCTACGACGCGATGCCGGCCATGATCACCGATCCCGCCGAGATCGGGGGGATTGCGGGATCGCTCCACTGCGGCACCCTGCTGCTCCCCAAGCAGATGCGGCGATGCCTCCTCTCCACCGAGCCGGACATGAGAATCGCAACCGTTCTTAAAGGCTGCGATGTCAAGGCGATCTACGAGATGGCGAAGCGCAACCAGGTCAACCTGGACAACATCATCATCATCGGCCTCAACTGCGGCGGCACCATCCGCCCGGAGACGGCCCGGATCATCGTCCGGGAGAAACTCGGCCTCGATCCGGACGACGTCGTCAAGGAGGAGATCGACAAAGGAAAGTTCATCGTCGTCACGAAGGACGGCGAGCACGCCTCGGTCTCGATCGATGAACTCGAAGAGGGGGCGGAAGACCTCCTCGGAAAAGAAGGCCTCGGCCGCCGGTCGAACTGCCGCCGCTGCAAGATCAAGATCCCGCGCCAGGCAGACCTCGCCTGCGGCAACTGGGGCGTTATTGGGGAGAAAGCCGGGAACGCCACGTTCGTCGAGGTCTGCTCCGAGAAGGGGGCGAACCTCCTCGACGGCGCCCTGAAGGCAGGTGCGGTCGCAACGGAGCCCGCAAACCCGAAGGGTATCGAGATCCGCGGCAAGGTCGAGAACGCGATGCTGAAACTCGGCGACAGGTGGAGGGAACGCTACTTCGGGGCGCTCGGTGAGGGAACGGAGCGCCTGAACAAGATCCGGGAGCAGACAAGCCGGTGCATCAAGTGCTATTCCTGCATCGAGAACTGCCCGATCTGCTACTGCATCGACTGTAGCACGAAGAAGGACTACCTGGTCGAGCCCGGCGTCATCCCGCCGCCGTTCATGTTCCACCTGATCCGGTTCGCACACATCTCCGACTCCTGTGTCAACTGCGGCCAGTGCGAGGAACTCTGCCCCGTGGAGATCTCGAACTCGGTCTTCCTGCACGCCATCCAGACCGATCTTGAGAGGCTCTTCGGGTTCCATCCGGGCGAGGATATGACCCCGCCGGTGCTGGCTCTGGTCGAGGAGACTGCCGAGAGAAGACGTCTTGAGGCGACGGGAAGTGACCAGATCTTCGACATCTTCAGATGA